A DNA window from Paraburkholderia sp. PGU19 contains the following coding sequences:
- the tnpB gene encoding IS66 family insertion sequence element accessory protein TnpB (TnpB, as the term is used for proteins encoded by IS66 family insertion elements, is considered an accessory protein, since TnpC, encoded by a neighboring gene, is a DDE family transposase.): MRKSIDGLSYLVEPLLAQNPVSGNLFVFVGRDRSKVKCRYWDRTGFALWYN; encoded by the coding sequence ATGCGCAAATCCATCGACGGCCTGTCGTATCTGGTCGAACCACTGCTTGCCCAGAACCCTGTCTCCGGCAATCTGTTCGTGTTTGTCGGCCGGGACCGCTCGAAAGTCAAATGCCGATACTGGGATCGCACCGGCTTCGCGCTCTGGTACAACTAG